The Variovorax sp. PMC12 genome segment TGTCGGCGATCTGGGTGCACCGGGACGCATCGGTAATCCGACAACTCAGAGCAAAACTGAACGACTTCGACTTCGAGCCGAAGCTTGCCGACTCGCATCCAGACACGGTCGTGCTGGTGATCGGAGAGTCCTCGCGCTCCGATCGATGGCAGCTTTTTGGTTATGGGCGCAAGACCACGCCAAGGCTAACGTCGATGAGCGACCTGATCCTTTTCCCCGACGTGGCTACGCAATCGGTCGCTACGCGATATGCCGTGCCCAACCTTATCTCCCGGCGGCCGGTGCTGACGAGCGATGGCAAAGTTGCCCTCAGTGCGGAGCCATCCATCCTGGCGGCGCTGAAACAAGTGGGCTACCGAACCTCCTGGTTGTCGAATCAAGGTGTGGGAGGCTTCTACGAGAGCCCTATCGCGATGTACGCTGGCGATGCGGACGAGGCGATCTACCTCAACCCGACAAGCTACGACGCTCGTGGAACCTACGACGAAGCGTTGCTTGCGCCATTGCGCCGAAGGCTGGATACCGAGGGCAGAAAATTCATCGTGTTGCATACGCTTGGCAGCCATTTTGATTTTTCGCATCGCTACCCGTCTTCCTTCGACATTTACCGCCCCTCGTTGACGACCGTTCCCGCACAGGACGGCATCAAGCAAAACACCTCGCTCGCGGCACAGATCAGCAACGCCTACGACAACAGCATCCAGTACACAGACTCGCTTCTGTCTCAAGTTATTGAAGCAGTCGATCACAAGGGGGATGCGGCAGTGGTGATGTACATCTCTGATCACGGTCAGGATGTGTTCGACGAGCAATGCAACGCGAAGAGCATCACGCGAGCATCAAGTCACTCGTTCATCGTGCCAGCATTGATCTGGTCGAGCGCCAAAGCCAAGCTGCGGATCGGCGACCGACTGTCCGCGCTATCGGACTCGCGAACCCGGCCCAAGGTTGCCAACGGCGTGCCGCAGACTCTGCTCGATCTCGTCGGGGTGGCAACGCCCTCAGAGGCGAGGACGTCCAGTTGGTTTGATCAGCAGCATGGACCTCGAAAGGTCTACTCTGCACAAGGATGGACCGACTTCGACAAGTCCGCCGCACGAGATGCATGTGAGATCAAGCCATAGCCCAGGTCGGATGGGCCGGAGACTATGAAACTTGTCTCGCGACAAGCCTGAGCGGCGGCAATCTTTTTCCAAGATCTGAATTTGCCGCCCACTTTTAGCTTTGCGAGCTAGCTGAATCGGACTTCCGAACAAAGAGCCCGCGCTCAATCAATCGTCGGCACTTCCCGCCAATTCAACAACCTCACTCCCGTCCCCTTGCCGAAATCGATCGGCGGTTGGTTCACTTCACCCTTCACGTTGCCCGCGATGCCCTGCATTCGGCCGTTGTTGTTGATGATCTGAATGTCCGTGATCGCGCTGCTGTAGCTGACGTATGCCGCCCCCGTCGTCAGCGCCGTCGTGCCGGACCCGTAATTCACGGCGTAGATACGGCTCTGACCCGATGGGCTGCAAGCATCGCCGGTGGTCAGCAGCGTGGAGAACACCACGACCCCATTGAAAGAGGTCGCCCCCAGCGTCACGCGCCAGGTGATCCCCGAAGTCGCATCCTTGCCCAGGTCGAGATACCAGCCCAGCTGGGTTCCCAGGTTGAACGCGTTGGTGCCTGTCAGGTTGGCCTCGGTGAGCGCACCCAGGTTGCTGCGAGTGATCGGATAAGTGCCGCCGGTGCCGAAGCTCGTCGCGTTGCCGTCGATGATCGCGTAGAACGACTGACCCGCTGTCGAATTGATGTCCACGGTGTCGAGCAGCTGGCCTGTGCCGAACAGCACATAGCGCTTCTTGCTCTTGGGATCGATTTCAATCAGCGGCTGCGTGGTGATCGGTTGGGCTGTGCCGCTGGCATCCGCCAGGGTCGCAAGCTTCAACGGGGCAGGGTAAGAGCCGGTGCTGCCCTTCGCCGCCGTCACGTCGAAGCGCCAGAGCTGTCCGTTCAGGTCGCCAGCGTAGAGTGCGTCGGCCGTGCCATCCGTGAAGTCGGTGATGTAGGCGGTCAGCTGCGTCAGGCCTGCCGACGCGTTGCCCGTTTGCACTTTCTCCAGCAGCGCTCCGGTTTTCGGGTTCACGAAGTACACATAGCCGTAGCCATCGGTGTTGTTGTAGCCCGAGGTGAGGACCACGACCCAGCCGTATTTCTTGGTCTTCAGAACGACCGGCGCACCAAAGCTGTAGCCCAGGGTATTGCCGACGCCTGTGGTAGCGCTGGAGAACTCCCAAAGCACCTTGCCCTTGATGTTGGCCTCGGTGGTCATGTTCGCGGGGTCGGTGACGTCGATGGCGTAGAAGCCCTTGCCACCCTTGCCAAGGCCACCGATCAGCACGGTGTGCCAGTCCGAGTTGTTGCCGGTGGCGGTAGTGGTGAAGACGCCGCCGGCAGTATTGAAGTCGATGTCGAAGGTCTTGGGCGATGCGTCGACGTAGTACCGGTGTTCATAGTCCGGGTTGCCGAGTTGTCCCAGGCCGTTGAGCGCCGGTGTGGCGGGGCTGCTGGGGCCCGAGAACAGCATGCTCGGCACGTACGCGAACAGTTCCTGGCCGGCGGTGGTTCCGGTCAATGCGCCGTTGAATGCGTGCATCATGCCGTCGTTGGCGCCTGCGTAGACGATGGTCGGCCGGGAGGCGTAGTCCGTCTTGAACTTCGCATAGCCGGGGTTGACCGTGTTCGAGAACTGGCCCGAGGGAGGGCCTACCGGTGTGACTTTCGCATTCACGATGTCGCCGAGCAGCAAGGCACGGCGGCGGTAGGGCTTGGTGTCGTCGGTGGTCGTCTTTTCCTTGCTCCGGTCACCACGCAGGTAGTTCAGGAAATCGCTGCTGTCATCGCCTGTCACCCATGGCGTATCGAGGGCGGTGACCTGGGCCGAGGTCAGGTTTGCCTTGCGGAAGGGCACGCCTGCGGTCCCGTTCCAGGTGACCACCCGGCGTGAGGTATCCCAGCCGGTACCGGCAAGTTGGTTTTCCAGCGTGGTGGAAGTGTTCCACATCTCCGTGAGGGTCGGTACGCCGGCCGGGAACGTGAGCTGGCTGCCGGAGAGCACGCCGGTCCATCCGTTCGAGTCGTACTGCGACGCGTAAGACGCCGCGCCGGAGGACGACACCTGCGGGCTGGACAGCGAGAACGACGTGGTGAATGACTTGATGGCGTTGGCAATGCTCGCGAATGCCTTCGTCAGGCCATCCACCATCGAGTCGGGCCGGCCCGCGGTGAAGTAGTTGTCGGGCCGTGGCTGGGTCGTGCCGCCATTGCGCGTGTCGGTGAGCATGTCACCGCTGGTCGCCCACCAGGTTTGCGGGATGGTGCCGGTGAACGTGTACGGGTCGAATGTGCTCTGCATGCCGGCGGGTATCTTGAGACCACCGAACTTTGCGGCCAGGTAGAACTGGTTATTGGCCTGGAAAGCCTGTTCGAGCACGTCGACCCAATACGTCTGCACCGTCTGCTTGCCGATGGAGTTCGGCTTGTTTGCGTCGTCGGGCCGGATGTCCTTGGTGTTGGCGTCGTAGGCGAGGCCGGCCATGAGCGCCGAGTTGTTGCTGCAGCAACCGTTCGAGATATTCGTACGCGTGCCGAGGTCGTCTCCCATCCCCTGCAACTGGCCGACCTTGTTGGTTGCCGTCACCGCATTGACTGTCTTGTCGGCCGTGACCGCCGCCGGCATCGCGGGTTCGTTGGCGTTGTTCTTGTTGCCGGGTACGTTCTTGTCGGCGTGCGTGTAGATGTCGCCGATACCGAGCACGAAGTTGCGTTGGCACGAGTATTGGATGGGGTCGTCCCAATTGGTGATGACCGGAAAGCCATCGAGGCGTTTCGCCGTCGTGTTGGTGTCGGTGGTGTTGAGGTTGCTCCATTCCGGCACGTTGCCCAGGTTACGGTAATAGCGAAGCGCTGCGTAGTAGAGCTCACTGACCGGGTCGTTGGACTTGTAGTTGCCGGGAATGATCTGGCCGAACTTGTTGAGGTAGTTGATCACTCCGCTGTCGGCAATGGTCACGCCGTTGGCCGAGGTAGCCGTGGCGTCGGCCGGGTTGGGGTTGCGAACGAACACGCCGGTGTTTTCGTCCCACTCCTTGTTGGAATTGGTGGTGTCGGGAAGCCCGGGCACCGGTTGCTGTGGTCCCACGAACTTCTGGCGTGCGCGCATCACGCCGCCATCGCGGCCGTTGCCGTCCTCGTTGAGGTAGCCGAAGGCGCTGAAGCGCATGCGGCGCGCATACTGCTGGATCAGGCCCTCGGGCTTCCAGTTGTTGCCGTACTGTTTGCAGTTGCTTTCCACGCCGCCGGGTGCGTTGGGGTTGCACACCCTGTTGCGCATCGTGTAGTCGTTGGTGACCGCGGCACCGATGTTGCTGGTGAAGGTGCTGAAGCCATTGTCTGTGGGCTTCTGCCACAGGAACTGCATCACCGCGCCGCCGGAGTTCTCGTAGTACTCGATCTTGACGTCGAAGCTTTGACCTGCCGTCAGGGAAACTGTTGCGTCGTAGTTGGTCGCGCCCTGATCTATCCACTTGTCGATGAGCAGCACTCCAGAAATCCACAGACGAACGCCATCGTCCGCGCGAACCCGGAATGTGTAGGTGCCGGTGGTAGGCGCCACGAACTTACCCGTGTAGCGCGCCGCGAAGTTGTCTGCGCCGATGCCCGTCACGGGCGCGCCGGAGCCCCAGTCGTGGTCGACGGTGTCCTGTGCAACCGTGACGGTCGCCGAGCCAGTGAGCGTCTTGTTGGCGTTGTTGTAGTACTCGCCCTTGAGTGAAGCGCCGGAGGCCGTGATGCGCATTGCATATTTGCGGCCGTTGACGGAGATGCCGAGGCTTGTTGCGTTGCTGAATGGCGTGGCGCCCGCAATCTCGGCGGTGGGAAGGTTGCGGTCGTCGAACAGGCCTTGTCCTGCGTGATAGCCCTTCTCCAGGATGGTGTCGGTCGCAGTGTCCACCACGCGCCGGCCGCCGGTCATTGCCCAGCGGAACGGGTCGATGGTCGCCGTGGCCGCCCAGTTCAGGAAGTTGCCGCTCCACTTCGTGCCGTCGCATTTGCGGTTGGTGGCTACGGCTGTAGGGTTGAAGAAGCTCTTGTCGCCGGTGTTGGTCTCGTTGGGCGTGGTATCCACCACGTACGAGTAGCACTTGCCGGGGTCGAAGTAGCCCAGAAACGTGCTGGTGCTGGCGTAGGCGGCGGTGTGTGCGGTGCGCGATGCTGTGGGCCATTCCACAGACAGCGTCAGCGCTAGGTTGCCGGGCACGTTCGACGTGGCGAAGACGGGCTGGTCGGCGAGGCTGGCTGCATCGGCTGGTGCCTGAACGCCAAAGAGCGCGCCGGCGAGCGCTATCGCGCAGGTCACGCGCGTGGCAAGGATGGATATGTTGTTCATTGTTCTTCCGCGATGCGTTACTCGGGCTTCGTGAAGGAGGATTGCAGAAAGACCTGCGTGTCGCGAGGACCGTCGACGCGCACGCTCAACCGGTAGACCAGCGCCTTGGGCGGCGGTGGACGCCCCGATTCCTGGACGCTGCCGCCGCGCACGTCGCTGGTGGACGGGGCGTACACGCACGTGCTCTTGCTCGCGGCGCCGCTGGTGTTGCAGAGGCGGTCGATGAGGTAGCGGATCTTTACCGCGTCGGTCCGCACGATGGTGTCGGCCGCCTTGGCGTTGTAGAGGTCGTCTTTCAGGAGCGCGAGCGGAATGCCTCGATCATTGGTGTCCAGCCTGACCGCGCTGTAGTTCGATGCGGTCGCGTCGTTGTAGTCGGCGCCAACGGCGGACAAGGTGCCGCCGGTGTTGAACAACGCCAGTGCCTTGACTGCCGCCTGCTCGCCCTGATTGACGAGGTCGCGCTTGAAAGCCAGATTGCCGGCACTGGAGAGGGTCGTGTTCATCGAGCGCATCACGGCGACGCCGCCCGCGAGCAGGATGACGAGAACAATCAGGCAGATCAGCAGCACGACGCCGCGCTCCCCGCGCTGCCGGTGCAAGGAAGTAATCATGATTTGGGCAGCAACAGGGTGTTGCGCAGCGGGATGGTGAATTCGACGACGCGGTAGCGGTAGCGGCGGTCGTCATTCGTGAGGGTCACGGCGTCGCGCTTGATGCCCGTGTCGCTGAACATTTCGGGAATGGTCTGCGATACGGGATCGCGCTCGAGGGTCGCGCTGCGCAGGATCAGTCCCACGCGCACGGCAACCACCTGTCTGCTGAGCTTCCCGTCCGTCATCATGGTCTTGATGTCGAAGCCCGTAGCGTCAGGTGCCTTCCAGGTGTCGATGATGCCGTCCGTGTTGGTGTCCAGTCCATAGAGGGCATGCATTTCCATGACGCCGTCGGCCAGGGTCTGAGGGGTGTCGGTGCCATCGCTGCGTAGCAAGTCGTAGCTGACCAGCGTGTTGTTTGCACCGATGCCGAAAAGCTGAAACTGCACGTTGTTGGCCGTACCGCTGCCCAGCGGCGTGAGGTAGGCGCTGCCGCTGGCCGCCAGTGAGGCCAGCGTGGTGCCGACGCCTGCGGTGTAGTAGGTGCCGTTGAGCGTGGCGAGTTCGTTGTTCGCACTGTCCACGAAGGAAGAGTCGACCTGCTCGAGCAAACAGTCCGTGCTGCCGACCTGGCTGACCAGCGCGATGTCGTTCTTCTTCAGCTGTACGGTGTTGTCCAGTCGAACGATGTTGTCGCTGGCACCTGCCGAAATGATCGGGCGTGGTACGTCACCAGCTGCGGCGTTCCCGCCCATCACCATCAGCACGTCGGACTTGCCGTCTGACGACTGCCCCTTGCCGATCAGCAGCGGTGCGATACGCAGATCGGCGACCCCGGTGGCGTTGCCGAGGAATTTCTCGAACGGCACGGGGAAAACCGTGGTGCGCGGCAGGATCGCGGTGTTGCTGCGCTTGGCCTGCAGCTTGCACCCGAATACGCCCAGGTCCCACGATTGGATGAAGCCGGAGCCGGCGCTGCGCACCGCACGGTCCAGCAGATAAGCGGCGTAGGACCCGGATTGATTGATGTCGTTGACGGACGTGGTCGTTCGCTTTGTCGATTCGCCGAAGATCACGGCGCTGGTGACTGCCAGCGTCACCACCAATGCGATGACCATGGCAACCAGTAGCTCGATCAGGGTGAGGCCGCGTTCGCGCATCGCGCTGCGGGCTTGCTGAATGCTCATCAGGGCAGCTCCACATGGGTTGTGAGTTGACTGCCCGTGCTGCGCGACGGGGCTTGCCAGGTGATGGTCACGTCGGCCGCCTTGCCTGTTCCGGCAACGGCCACTTTTCCGACTCCGTTCGGCAAGCCGCCGGTTTGCGGCGCGGCGACACGCAGCTTCCAGGCATCCAGCGCCGCAGCTGGAACTGTGGTCGATTGGTTGAGCCACATCAACGCGACCACTTCGTTTGCA includes the following:
- a CDS encoding phosphoethanolamine transferase; protein product: MGFRRGGERIAPFFLPLLVLALVAPNFILVRSAANILEASHSENIAYAICIWALVFAVVPRLWMGLVVVAVCSLWWPLEVFLRLNFAQSVTPTFVGMAMDTDVREASEFLVSAGWTALLPAVLFVGAAIVLGRHLYRRRSKWTHRSRRWVLFAVPTILTALMLSHAEMGDANAATEPFANRAGSMAAVFATVYPLDLPLSAIWVHRDASVIRQLRAKLNDFDFEPKLADSHPDTVVLVIGESSRSDRWQLFGYGRKTTPRLTSMSDLILFPDVATQSVATRYAVPNLISRRPVLTSDGKVALSAEPSILAALKQVGYRTSWLSNQGVGGFYESPIAMYAGDADEAIYLNPTSYDARGTYDEALLAPLRRRLDTEGRKFIVLHTLGSHFDFSHRYPSSFDIYRPSLTTVPAQDGIKQNTSLAAQISNAYDNSIQYTDSLLSQVIEAVDHKGDAAVVMYISDHGQDVFDEQCNAKSITRASSHSFIVPALIWSSAKAKLRIGDRLSALSDSRTRPKVANGVPQTLLDLVGVATPSEARTSSWFDQQHGPRKVYSAQGWTDFDKSAARDACEIKP
- a CDS encoding PilC/PilY family type IV pilus protein, whose product is MNNISILATRVTCAIALAGALFGVQAPADAASLADQPVFATSNVPGNLALTLSVEWPTASRTAHTAAYASTSTFLGYFDPGKCYSYVVDTTPNETNTGDKSFFNPTAVATNRKCDGTKWSGNFLNWAATATIDPFRWAMTGGRRVVDTATDTILEKGYHAGQGLFDDRNLPTAEIAGATPFSNATSLGISVNGRKYAMRITASGASLKGEYYNNANKTLTGSATVTVAQDTVDHDWGSGAPVTGIGADNFAARYTGKFVAPTTGTYTFRVRADDGVRLWISGVLLIDKWIDQGATNYDATVSLTAGQSFDVKIEYYENSGGAVMQFLWQKPTDNGFSTFTSNIGAAVTNDYTMRNRVCNPNAPGGVESNCKQYGNNWKPEGLIQQYARRMRFSAFGYLNEDGNGRDGGVMRARQKFVGPQQPVPGLPDTTNSNKEWDENTGVFVRNPNPADATATSANGVTIADSGVINYLNKFGQIIPGNYKSNDPVSELYYAALRYYRNLGNVPEWSNLNTTDTNTTAKRLDGFPVITNWDDPIQYSCQRNFVLGIGDIYTHADKNVPGNKNNANEPAMPAAVTADKTVNAVTATNKVGQLQGMGDDLGTRTNISNGCCSNNSALMAGLAYDANTKDIRPDDANKPNSIGKQTVQTYWVDVLEQAFQANNQFYLAAKFGGLKIPAGMQSTFDPYTFTGTIPQTWWATSGDMLTDTRNGGTTQPRPDNYFTAGRPDSMVDGLTKAFASIANAIKSFTTSFSLSSPQVSSSGAASYASQYDSNGWTGVLSGSQLTFPAGVPTLTEMWNTSTTLENQLAGTGWDTSRRVVTWNGTAGVPFRKANLTSAQVTALDTPWVTGDDSSDFLNYLRGDRSKEKTTTDDTKPYRRRALLLGDIVNAKVTPVGPPSGQFSNTVNPGYAKFKTDYASRPTIVYAGANDGMMHAFNGALTGTTAGQELFAYVPSMLFSGPSSPATPALNGLGQLGNPDYEHRYYVDASPKTFDIDFNTAGGVFTTTATGNNSDWHTVLIGGLGKGGKGFYAIDVTDPANMTTEANIKGKVLWEFSSATTGVGNTLGYSFGAPVVLKTKKYGWVVVLTSGYNNTDGYGYVYFVNPKTGALLEKVQTGNASAGLTQLTAYITDFTDGTADALYAGDLNGQLWRFDVTAAKGSTGSYPAPLKLATLADASGTAQPITTQPLIEIDPKSKKRYVLFGTGQLLDTVDINSTAGQSFYAIIDGNATSFGTGGTYPITRSNLGALTEANLTGTNAFNLGTQLGWYLDLGKDATSGITWRVTLGATSFNGVVVFSTLLTTGDACSPSGQSRIYAVNYGSGTTALTTGAAYVSYSSAITDIQIINNNGRMQGIAGNVKGEVNQPPIDFGKGTGVRLLNWREVPTID
- a CDS encoding pilus assembly PilX family protein produces the protein MITSLHRQRGERGVVLLICLIVLVILLAGGVAVMRSMNTTLSSAGNLAFKRDLVNQGEQAAVKALALFNTGGTLSAVGADYNDATASNYSAVRLDTNDRGIPLALLKDDLYNAKAADTIVRTDAVKIRYLIDRLCNTSGAASKSTCVYAPSTSDVRGGSVQESGRPPPPKALVYRLSVRVDGPRDTQVFLQSSFTKPE
- a CDS encoding PilW family protein codes for the protein MSIQQARSAMRERGLTLIELLVAMVIALVVTLAVTSAVIFGESTKRTTTSVNDINQSGSYAAYLLDRAVRSAGSGFIQSWDLGVFGCKLQAKRSNTAILPRTTVFPVPFEKFLGNATGVADLRIAPLLIGKGQSSDGKSDVLMVMGGNAAAGDVPRPIISAGASDNIVRLDNTVQLKKNDIALVSQVGSTDCLLEQVDSSFVDSANNELATLNGTYYTAGVGTTLASLAASGSAYLTPLGSGTANNVQFQLFGIGANNTLVSYDLLRSDGTDTPQTLADGVMEMHALYGLDTNTDGIIDTWKAPDATGFDIKTMMTDGKLSRQVVAVRVGLILRSATLERDPVSQTIPEMFSDTGIKRDAVTLTNDDRRYRYRVVEFTIPLRNTLLLPKS
- a CDS encoding prepilin-type N-terminal cleavage/methylation domain-containing protein, with the translated sequence MKNPSEITRRRNQGGIALLEVLVSVLLFSLGLLGLIGLQARAVSFSVDAEDRNRAALLANEVVALMWLNQSTTVPAAALDAWKLRVAAPQTGGLPNGVGKVAVAGTGKAADVTITWQAPSRSTGSQLTTHVELP